A DNA window from Stutzerimonas stutzeri contains the following coding sequences:
- a CDS encoding LysR substrate-binding domain-containing protein yields the protein MPDLRIGLGELDAVIAVARRASFRQAAIDLNVSTTALSNTIAKVEASLETRLFNRTTRSVAVTEAGRIFLDQVGPALQDVRAALDAVRSHNASASGTLRINAFATAARAALLPLVVEFLRQHPKVHIDLVTEGRLVDIVADGFDFGVRSASIVPSDMIVISLGQPRRYAVVGTPAYFARHGRPRTPPDLHNHACIRIRLPNGAIFPWHFERDEEVIKLDVAGPLTLDEASVSKAVVEQGLGLGFFMEQDVQAEIEAGQFERVLEDWTPPRDNLCLYYPNRRNPSAAFQAFVALVRAGQNS from the coding sequence ATGCCAGACCTACGCATTGGCCTCGGTGAGTTGGACGCTGTTATCGCGGTGGCGCGCCGGGCTTCGTTTCGCCAGGCAGCCATTGACCTCAACGTATCGACCACCGCGCTTAGCAACACCATCGCCAAAGTGGAAGCGAGCCTCGAGACGCGGCTTTTCAATCGAACCACACGCAGCGTGGCTGTCACCGAGGCGGGCCGGATCTTTCTGGACCAGGTGGGGCCGGCCTTGCAGGATGTACGGGCAGCGCTCGATGCCGTGCGTTCGCATAATGCAAGCGCCTCGGGCACGCTGCGAATCAACGCGTTCGCCACTGCCGCACGGGCAGCGCTCTTGCCGCTGGTGGTGGAGTTCCTGCGGCAGCATCCGAAGGTGCATATCGACCTCGTCACCGAAGGTCGTCTGGTGGACATCGTCGCTGACGGCTTCGATTTCGGCGTACGTTCCGCGAGTATTGTACCGAGCGATATGATCGTGATTTCGCTCGGTCAACCCCGGCGGTACGCGGTGGTGGGTACGCCAGCATACTTCGCCCGACATGGACGGCCACGCACCCCGCCCGACCTCCACAACCATGCCTGCATTCGCATCCGGCTGCCGAACGGCGCCATTTTTCCTTGGCATTTCGAACGAGACGAGGAAGTCATCAAGCTCGACGTAGCCGGGCCGCTGACGCTCGACGAGGCCAGCGTCTCCAAAGCGGTCGTGGAGCAAGGCCTGGGGCTCGGCTTTTTCATGGAGCAGGACGTTCAGGCTGAAATCGAAGCCGGGCAGTTCGAGCGGGTCCTTGAGGACTGGACGCCTCCCCGGGACAACCTCTGCCTGTACTACCCGAACCGCCGCAACCCCTCTGCCGCGTTCCAGGCATTCGTAGCCCTGGTTCGCGCCGGTCAAAACAGCTAA
- a CDS encoding nuclear transport factor 2 family protein yields the protein MSLQLPDVVETYFDISNGGDLSQLASCFCTDATVFDENKTHDGLAAIEAWQHEVRQAFAFEVEPLQALQGEGKLTVNTRLTGNFTGSPVQLNQVFRLENGRILSLEIIPC from the coding sequence ATGAGCCTACAGCTTCCGGACGTCGTCGAGACGTACTTTGACATCAGCAACGGTGGTGACCTATCGCAGCTTGCCAGCTGCTTCTGCACGGACGCCACGGTGTTCGATGAGAACAAAACTCATGACGGCCTCGCGGCCATCGAAGCCTGGCAGCATGAGGTTCGGCAGGCCTTCGCCTTCGAAGTTGAACCGCTTCAGGCGCTACAGGGGGAGGGCAAGCTGACTGTCAACACGCGGCTTACCGGTAATTTCACTGGTAGCCCGGTCCAGCTGAACCAAGTGTTTAGGCTGGAGAACGGCCGAATCCTCTCGCTGGAGATCATCCCGTGCTGA
- a CDS encoding SDR family oxidoreductase, with translation MLNLELSGKRVLVTGGTKGVGRAVVDLFLAQGAKVMTSAREADFEMPGGLLVAADLSTPKGCEALASAVKARLGGVDIIVHVLGGSSAPGGGFAALDDGQWQRELDLNLFPAVRLDRALLPDMLAQGQGVIIHVTSIQSRLPLPEATTAYAAAKAALSTYSKSLSKEVSPKGVRVVRVSPGWVETEASVALAERLAQEAGTDYEGGKQIIMGALGGIPLGRPSTPTEVADLIAFLASPRAASITGTEFVIDGGTVPTA, from the coding sequence GTGCTGAACCTTGAATTGAGCGGTAAGCGGGTCTTGGTGACCGGAGGCACGAAGGGCGTCGGGCGTGCGGTTGTCGACTTGTTCCTGGCTCAGGGCGCGAAGGTGATGACCTCGGCCCGGGAGGCCGACTTCGAAATGCCGGGAGGCCTCTTGGTCGCGGCAGATCTCTCGACCCCGAAAGGCTGTGAGGCGTTGGCATCCGCAGTCAAAGCGCGACTGGGAGGCGTCGACATCATCGTGCATGTGCTGGGTGGCTCTTCGGCCCCCGGTGGCGGCTTCGCTGCGCTGGATGACGGGCAGTGGCAACGCGAGCTCGACCTGAACCTGTTTCCGGCCGTGCGCCTGGATCGGGCCTTGCTGCCGGATATGCTGGCGCAGGGGCAGGGCGTCATCATCCACGTGACTTCGATCCAGAGTCGGCTGCCTCTGCCGGAAGCCACGACCGCTTATGCCGCGGCCAAGGCTGCGCTCTCGACTTACAGCAAGAGCCTATCGAAAGAGGTATCGCCGAAAGGGGTGCGGGTCGTCCGGGTATCGCCCGGCTGGGTTGAAACCGAAGCCTCAGTCGCATTGGCCGAGCGGCTCGCGCAGGAAGCGGGAACTGACTATGAGGGTGGCAAGCAGATCATCATGGGCGCACTGGGGGGTATACCACTTGGGCGCCCATCGACACCGACGGAAGTTGCTGACCTGATTGCTTTCCTTGCTTCGCCTCGGGCCGCTTCCATCACCGGGACCGAGTTCGTTATTGATGGTGGAACAGTGCCGACAGCCTAG
- a CDS encoding aldo/keto reductase, which produces MAGVAKAWCRSQPPLASGVLAGRYDEGIPAGTRLTTEGFSWLEEFVFENKRDERIAAAKQLKAIANDLGATRAQLALAWVLQNQAVTSVLVGASSVAQLQENLGALELVPRVDAAVLQKMHKIFEHH; this is translated from the coding sequence ATTGCTGGCGTAGCGAAAGCGTGGTGCCGAAGCCAACCTCCGCTGGCGTCCGGAGTTCTGGCTGGGCGCTACGACGAAGGCATTCCTGCAGGCACTCGACTGACGACCGAGGGTTTTTCTTGGCTCGAAGAGTTCGTTTTCGAGAACAAGAGAGATGAGCGAATTGCGGCGGCCAAGCAGCTTAAGGCAATAGCCAATGACCTCGGAGCAACCCGGGCCCAGCTGGCATTAGCCTGGGTGCTTCAGAACCAAGCTGTAACGTCAGTTTTGGTAGGCGCCTCAAGCGTGGCGCAGTTGCAGGAAAACCTCGGAGCGCTCGAGCTTGTTCCGCGAGTTGATGCTGCTGTGCTTCAGAAGATGCATAAGATCTTCGAGCACCATTAA
- a CDS encoding bifunctional allantoicase/(S)-ureidoglycine aminohydrolase, with translation MASTTYYVPTGGHPEQTQLLTDRAMFTEAYAVIPKGVLRDIVTSHLPFWDNMRMWVLSRPLSGFAETFSQYIVELGSGGGSDRPEQDPNAEAVLFVVDGEFSLTIEGTPYDMRPGSYAFIPPAAKWSVRNTGATPVRFHWIRKGYQAVEGLPYPEAFVTNENDIEPILMPGTDGKWGTTRFVDMSDMRHDMHVNIVTFEPGAVIPFAETHVMEHGLYVLEGKAVYRLNQDWVEVEAGDYMWLRAFCPQACYSGGPGKFRYLLYKDVNRHMDLGRFNQRS, from the coding sequence ATGGCAAGCACAACGTACTACGTTCCTACGGGCGGGCATCCCGAGCAGACTCAGCTGCTAACCGACCGTGCAATGTTCACAGAGGCCTACGCGGTCATTCCGAAGGGGGTGCTTCGCGACATCGTCACCAGCCATTTGCCCTTCTGGGACAACATGCGCATGTGGGTACTTTCCCGTCCGCTTTCGGGCTTCGCCGAAACATTTTCCCAGTACATCGTTGAGCTGGGTTCCGGCGGCGGCAGCGACCGGCCCGAGCAGGACCCGAATGCCGAAGCCGTATTGTTCGTCGTCGATGGGGAATTCTCCCTGACGATCGAGGGTACCCCTTATGACATGCGTCCCGGCAGCTACGCGTTCATACCGCCGGCGGCCAAATGGAGCGTGCGCAACACGGGGGCGACACCCGTGCGCTTCCACTGGATTCGCAAGGGCTATCAGGCGGTCGAGGGTTTGCCCTACCCGGAGGCTTTCGTCACCAACGAGAACGATATAGAGCCGATCCTCATGCCCGGTACCGACGGCAAATGGGGCACCACGCGCTTTGTCGATATGAGCGACATGCGCCACGACATGCACGTCAACATCGTTACCTTCGAGCCAGGGGCGGTGATTCCCTTTGCCGAAACCCACGTGATGGAACACGGCCTGTACGTACTGGAAGGCAAGGCGGTGTACCGCTTGAATCAGGATTGGGTCGAGGTCGAGGCGGGTGACTACATGTGGCTGCGAGCCTTCTGCCCGCAGGCCTGCTATTCCGGCGGCCCGGGCAAGTTCCGCTACCTGCTGTACAAGGACGTGAACCGCCATATGGATCTGGGCAGGTTCAACCAACGGTCCTGA